The DNA sequence ATCCAAAACTCCAGATCTAGACAATTTGGATGGATGTCTGCCAAGTACTTCTGAAGTGTACCACCTCCCATAAACTCTGTAATGATCATCAAGGCTGGTACAAGGGAAGCACCAATGAACTGGTTCATAAATAGAATGATTTCATCAGGAGAAAGACTTAAGTTGATAATACTATAAGAAAGAGATATCTTATGGTCAATTTTTGGAGGATATAGACGCAGTTGATGTTAGAAAACATATATCTTAACAATAAACACTCAGGTCCTGTTGGTTTTTTAATCTAAACAtattgttatttattatttattatctTAGCAGTAATTATTTGAGTTGATTTGGTCTATCACGTAGGTACGTGAAAGTAGGAGAGTAAGTTGAAATAAACATTAGAGATAGAGTAGTTTCAGGAAAGCAGGTGCTGGTTTTTAGCAACCACTTTGCACGCATGTGTTTCTTCTTTAGTTTATATTGTAATCTTTCAGCTAATAACAAGTCAGTCGTTCAGGAACATCTTTTCTTTCAGTTTTACAAGCATACACTTATACCTATAATTATACAGGCACTCGGTTTAGGCTAACATTCTGGTATCAGAGCTCGGTGATTCCGGTGAATGCCAAAGTATATGCCTAAGTCCAGTACGATGGAAAAGAGCAAAGCAAAAGATGGAACGATCGGGTTGACATATCCCATGTTGAACAGAGGTAACTATACAGCATGGGCGCTTAAGATGAAGGTGTATATGCAAGCACACGGGGTGTGGATTGCTATTGAGAGTGATGACCCAAACTTGCCTATAGAAGATCGGACAGACAAAATCGCTCTTGCTGCTATCTATCAAGGGATTCCGGAGGATGTTTTGTTGTCTGTAGCCGAAAAGAAAATGGCTAAGGAGGCTTGGGATGCCGTCAAAACCATGTGTTTGGGCGCTGATCGTGTAAAAACAGCGAGAATTCAAACTCTTAAGGTAGAGTTCGAGACATTGAGCATGAAAGATACAGAGTCTCTCGATGACTTTTGTATGAAATTAAATGGTTTGGTGACAACCATTAGAGCTCTTGGTGAGGAGGGCAAAGAGGCATATATTGTGAAGAAATTGTTACGAGCAGTTCCTACGAAATTTCTGTAGATAGCTTCGACAATTGAACAGTTCGGGGATTTAGAGACTATGACCGTTGAAGAAACGGTTGGATCCTTAAAAGCTCATGAAGAACGCTTACGAGGTCAGGTGGAACCGAGTGGTGGTCAACTGTTATTGACTGAGGAAGAGTGGTCGAAGAGGGAAAGAGATGATGCAAAGCTGCTTTTGACACGGGAAGAATGGCTGAAACGTTCAGGTAAAGGAGATGGGTCATCTAGGTCGAAATTTCGAAGAGATTTTGGACGTGGAGGACGTGACAAAACTAAAGTCAGATGCTTCAATTGCCAGGGATATGGCCATTATGCTGCAGATTGTAAAAAATCACGACGTGAAAGGGAGAATAAGGAACAAAAGGAAGAGGTAAACATGACCCAAATGCAAGATGATGAGCCCGCACTTCTGATGGTAGAAAATAATGAAGAAGGAGAGAAAGTAATGCTGATCAATGAGGAGCAAGTAGTTCCCAAGCTAAACCACAACGTTAAGACAATCCAACCAGCCTCGAATTTGTGGTATTTAGACAATGGAGCTAGCAATCATATGACGGGACAATTGTCAAAATTCCGAGAAATAGACGAGAATGTGAAAGGCAAGGTGAGGTTTGGAGATGGTTCTACTGTATCAATAAAAGGAAAGGGGACAATCCTGTTAAAGTGTAAAAATGGAGAAGAGAGATTGTTGAAGGATGTTTATCACATCCCTATATTGTGCAACAATATCATCAGTTTAGGGCAATTAGCTGAGGAAGGAAACAGGGTTATTTTGAGTGGGGTTCATTTGTGGATATATGACAAAGGAGGAAGACTGATTATGAAGGTGAAGAAGTCTGTAAATCGCTTGTATAAGATTATAATCGAGAGTAGTAGTTCAGAATGTCTGCTGTCACGGAGTGATGAAATGGCTTGGCTTTGGCATGCTCGACTTGGACATGTCAATTTCAATGCCATGAATATGATGTGTACTACCAAAATGGTGCATGGCTTGCCTGAGATTAAAATACAGAATGAAGTGTGCACTGGGTGTTTGATGTCGAAACAAACCAGAAGATCTTTCCCAGGCCAAGCAACCTATAACGCTAAGAAGGTACTAGAACTTGTTCATGGTGATCTATGTGGCCCAATCTCGCCTCCTACTTCAGGAGGAAATAAGTATTTATTTCTGTTAGTGGATGACTACAGTCGGGTGATGTGGGGGTATCTATTGAAAAACAAAGACGAAGCGTTCGAAGCCTTTAAATGATTTAGAGCACAGGTAGAAAATGGAGAGGAACGAAAGGTGCAAACGTTCAGAACTGATAGAGGCGGTGAATTCATTTCAAAACAATTCACCTCCTATTATAAAGAAGTAGGCATCACCAGACAATTCACTGCGCCGTACTCGCCTCAGCAGAACGGTGTGGTTGAGAGAAGAAACCGGACAGTCATAGAAATCGCTCGGAGTTTTCTAAAGGAGAAGAAGTTACCACTAACATTCTGGGGAGAGGCCATACGACATTCGATTTATGTACTAAATCGTTTGCCAACTCGATCTGTTTCGGGGATGACACCTCACGAGGCATGGTCAGGTATTAAACCAAACATTGGGCACATTAGAATTTTTGGTTGTCTAGCATACATAAAACTACCATCTGTTCATACCACAAAGCTGTCTGATCGAAGTAAGTTGGTAATCAATCTCGGTAAGGAACCTGGGTCGAAAGCGTATAGGTTGTATGATCCGGAAAGAAATGTGATTCATGTTGGTCGTGACGTGGTGTTTGAAGAAAGCAAAGCGTGGCCATGGGAAAGTAACAAGGAGACAGACGGAGAAACTCGTGAAACTTTCACTATCTTTGGCTCgatcacagaatctgatagaagcACTAATATTGAAGAAGAGCATTTCGTTAGTCCAATGTCTGAGAGATCAAGCACAACTAGCTCAGAGCCTGTTCGTACGCTTTCGTCATTTGGGACAGGTTCGACAAGCTCAGATGTTGACACTGATAGTGCACCAAAACACTACAgatctttgaatgaaatttatgATGAAACTCAAGAGATTGAGTTGGAAGATGAGGAGTTAATGCTCACTGGTATGGATGAGCCCAGGAGTTTTACTAAAGCAGCATCTGACCACCACTGGAGAGAGGCCATGGAATGTGAAATTACTGCAGTGGAGAGAAAAAATACTTGGAAGCTGACTGAGCTCCCTCCTGGTCGAAAAGCTATTGGGTTAAAATGGGTATTTAAAACGAAGAAAGATACGAGCGGGAAAATTGTCAAATACAAGGCTAGGATTGTGGCAAAGGGTTACGTCCAAAAGCAGGGGAGAGATTTTGAGGAAAACTTCGCACCAGTTATACGCCTCGAAACTGTTAGGATTTTACTAGCTCTGGCTGCCAAACATAGTTGGGAAGTGCATCATTTAGATGTCAAATTTGCATTTTTAAACAGAGAGATCCAAGAGGAGGTGTATGTTACGCAGCCTGAAGGGTTTGTTAAGAAGGGGCAAGAACATCTCGTGTATAAGCTGATCAAGGCACTCTATGGTTTACGACAAGCGCCCCGTGCGTGGTATAAAAAACTGAGTAAATATCTTGAGGAACTGGGTTTCGTGAAATGTCCCTATGAGCATGCAGTGTATACGAAAGCAAAGGGTGAAGATGTTGTGATCATCGGAGTATATGTCGATGACTTACTGGTTACAGGAATAAAACCATCGAGTATAAGAGAGTTTACAGACCAGATGAACAGGAGGTTCGAGATGAGTAACTTGGGTAAGCTGACGTATTACTTGGGTCTGGAGGTTAAACAAGGGGCTGATAACATCCAGCTGAAACAAACGGCCTATGCGAGAAAAATTCTCGAAAAAGTTGGGATGTGGAACTGCAATGCCACTAAGCTTCCCATGGATCCTAAGGAGAATATCAGCAAAGATGAAGGAGGACGATGCATTGATACTACACATTTTAAAAGTATGATTGGAGGCCTACGCTATTTGGTTCATACAAGGCCGGATATAGCCTATTCAGTTGGGATTGTGAGCAGGTATATGAAAAAACCCACTGAGATGCATCTGCTAGCAGCAAAACGGATTCTTCGCTATGTTAGAGGTACGCTAAACCATGGTCTAGTCTATAATAGAGGCAGTGGAAGTGAGTTGTTGACAGGATATTCCGACAGTGACCTCGCTGGACATGTTGAAGATCGAAGAAGCACTGGGGGCATGGTGTTTTATTTGGACGACAGACTGGTAACATGGGCATTACAAAAACAAAGAAGTGTAGCACTTTCGTCCTGCGAAGCTGAGTTCATGGCGGCAACTGCAGCTGCATGTCAGGCCATTTGGCTGCGGAAAATGGTGAGTCAGGTTACTGGTAAACATGTTGAGCCAGTAGTGTTGTATCTTGACAACAAGTCCGCCATTGATCTGACTAAAAATTCTGTGTTTCACGGACGAAGCAAACACATTGACATCCGTTATCACTTTATACGTGAATGTGTTGAGAATGGTGATATACTTGTTAAACATGTCAGTACGGATCTTCAGCGAGCTGATGTTTTGACAAAAGCATTGCCTACTGCCAGGTTTGAGAAGATGAGGCTGTTACTTGGAGTAAGAGACTTGCAGACAGTAGTTTAGATTAAAGGGGAGAAATGTTGGTTTTTTAATCTAAACAtattgttatttattatttattatctTAGCAGTAATTATTTGAGTTGATTTGGTCTATCACGTAGGTACGTGAAAGTAGGAGAGTAAGTTGAAATAAACATTAGAGATAGAGTAGTTTGAGGAAAGCAGGTGCTGGTTTTTAGCAACCACTTTGCACGCATGTGTTTCTTCTTTAGTTTATATTGTAATCTTTCGGCTAATAACAAGTCAGTCGTTCAGGAACATCTTTTCTTTCAGTTTTACAAGCATACACTTATACCTATAATTATACAGGCACTGGGTTTAGGCTAACAGTTCCCACAAGTAAAAATTTACTTAACATAACCCACAACTGaaagaaaaatataaaattgaATTACTTTCTTTCAGTATTGCTTCTAATGTCCATGTCTTTTAAATATCTAGCAAATCACTAAATCCTATACTTAGTCTTATGAGATCTGAACAGCCTGACGTATAATCATAAAAACATACCATTATTCCATGGCCAGTAAAAAGATTTCTGATATCACCGAGCGCACGTTAATTCCTCCCTTCAACAGCCTCCAAGTTATTCCTGGTTCCTGGGTGTAAACAAGAAACATATACCAACAAAGTACCGGCACCTAACAGGAGGATCAGGAGCTTCCTGGTTCAAATCACGAAACCTCTGAGGCATAGTACTCATTCCCCTAGCTTCAATTTCACCTTCATCACCACTCTTTGCGCTACATCATATACAATCAGCAGCATTTTAATCAACCAAAAAAAATACACCAATGTTCTGTCGTTTAATTAGCGGGAATATACTATGAGGCTTAACATCAAATATACAGGGGAATTATGCTAAATGTATAAAAAAACGGAGAGACTGCGAATATACATAATTACAATTTAAAATATCATGTGCAAAGGGTTATATAATTACTATGCCTTCccatttttgaataaataaaaccaaCTAAATCTAACCAAGAAAATGCCTGGACCCTGCTTTTATTTATGTATACCTTCAAATATTTTGATTGCAAAATATTAGCTGGAAGACCGAGATAAGTGGCAGATGTCCTTTGTCATGCCCTCAAAGTATGGTTCCAGCTTGCCATTACCCAAAGATCCATCAGTGGCTATCAAAGAGGTTCCAAGCAAAATTGTGGCTGAATAATAACCGCTTTCACTTTACAAAAGACCTTACAATAAAGATGGCAGCAGTGGAGATAACTATAGATATTCTGAAATTTCATTCTGCACAAAGATGCATTTTTCTGTACATACATATAGAGGTCACTGTATTGAAGAAGTATGTACTTGGGGTTAAACACAATTGAGCAGAAGAGTTTTCTGTTGAATACAGTGATATGCATCTCCTTCCCTCTAATCTAAGTAAGTTTATATAAACCAACTGTCATGATTTACTAAAACTGTTTTTCTTTAAATCGATTAAACCGTCTAGATTAAAATTGAAACTGGTGATCAGCCTGATACATTCTCCAGCCAATACCTTTCTGCCACATAGCAATCAAGTGGATGATTTTCTATTTTTTATTTACTGAATTAAGTACTAAttaaaaatcaatataaaataactagaaaactttaaaaattccacaAAAATTACTATAACACTCAAACAATTATCtagataattataaaaataatttttttttattttccccATGTATTCGATATCTATAAAGAAAtcttatatatatttaaaatatttagagaataaattatatattaattatatctcacaaaataaataaataaaatcctaataatGACTGTAAACCCCTAAAATCAatagtttctaacatccgtacggacggatctttgaaattttattttaaaataatcgatacttcattcgggacgcATACAGTGCATAGTGTATTATGACtgctttgactgctatattatctcataaaataaataaataaaatcctaataatGACGGTACACCCCAAAAACCGATAATTTCTAATATCCGTATGGAAAAATcgtcaaaattttattttaaaagcatcgatacttcattcgggacagtaGCGCAAACAGGTCTTGGTCTATTATAAGTGTtttgactgatataaaatctcgcaaaataaatataaaaaaaactaataaTGATGGCACACGCCTAAAATCGATTGTATTTAACATCCATACGGTCGGATTGacgaaattttaatttaaaataatcgataTTTCATTCGGGACAGTAGCGCATATAGGGCATAGTCTATTCTAACTACTTTGACGGCTATATTATccttcaaaataaataaataaaatcctaataatgatggtacacccctaaattcgatagtttctaacatccgtacggacggatcgtcgaaattttttaatttaaaataatcgatacAGGGCATAGTGTATTATGACtgctttgactgctatattattccacaaaataaataaataaaatcctaatCATGATGGTACACACCTAGAATTgatagtttctaacatccgtatggacggatcgtcgaaattttaatttaaaataatcgatacttcattcaGGACGCATATAGGGCATAATGTATTCTGACTGCTTTGACTACTATATTATCcgacaaaataaataaataaaaccctaataatgatggtacacccctaaaatcgatagtttctaacatccgtacggacggatcgtcaaaattttaatttaaaataatcgaaacttCATTCGGGACGCACAGAGGGCATAGTGTATTTTGACtgctttgactgctatattatccctcaaaataaataaataaaatggtaataatgatggtacacccctaaaattgatagtttctaacatccgtaTGGACGGGTCatcgaaattttaatttaaaataatcgatacttcattcgggacacATACGGGGCATAATGTATTCTGACtgctttgactgctatattatcccataaaataaataattaaaatactaataatgatggtacacccctaaaatcgatagtttctaacatccgtaccgacggatcgtcgaaattataatttaaaataatcgatacttcattcgggaaAGTAGCGCTTACAAGGCATAGTGTATTTTGACTGCTTTGACTGCTAGATTATccctcaaaataaataaataaaatacaaattatgatggtacacccctaaaatcgatagtttctaacatccgtaCAGACGGATCttcgaaattttaatttaaaataatcgatacttcattcgggacgcTAGCGTAAACAAGGCTTGGTCTATTTTGACTACTTTGACGGATATAAAATTCtgcaaaataaatataaaaaaattataataatgaTGTTACACACCTAAAATCGATTATTTTTAACATCCCTACGGACGGATcatcgaaattttattttaaaaaaattaaaggaGTTAAAAGAACCTTTACTTTAAGTAGATATGAATTTTTTCTATAAGGTTATATTTAAATAATGTGGAATAAAACACATTATCTTCCTTGGTGTAGTGGTTTGCACTCAACATTGTTTAGTAGGAGGTCTTCGATTCAAATCGTGGTAGTgcaaaatttctgaaaaattttgATTTAAAACTTCACCACTGCCACGTCAATAAGGATCCGCTGCCATAGGGTGGCCCACATAGGGGACCCACCTGCCACGTCAGCAGGTGGGACCCACAGGGGTGACTCACCTGCCACATCAGCAGTGTGGGGACTCAGCTCTGCCACAtcagtatttatttatttattttttaataaaaaattgaaaatttttattaatatatgtaTTGGCAACACTTTACGAGACCTATGCTAACATAATTAAAACATATTGCAGTATTGTACATTATCATATAGCTACTGCAACATTATCTACAGCAACATCACGTAATTATGTGGTAGAAGGCTGTTTATGGTGTAGTGCTTTCTCAATTTCTTTAATCTTCTTTGCAGGAAGTGTCTGCAGATTTTGTAGCTTATCTACGGCATCACCAAGACGATCCTGCAGAATTTGTACTTTACTTTTTGGCAGCATTGATGCGCCAGTTAATTGCGTGAAGCTCGGTAATAGGGGCTATGAAAACCGAAATGTTGTATATAGTTTAGGTGGTTCAACACCCAACTTTAGTTAAATCCCAGACTGTGCAACTACGAAAATACATATTGAACAATTTTCTCAGAATCAACCTCAGCCACCTCACTGCACACaactttttattttttattttgtgGTGAAGTGCTAAAAGGTTTCCCGGAACTTGGCAGTTAACCTCAGAGTCATAGACCAGCAATAACTCTGAGATATCTTTTCCCCTTAAAAGAGCTCACCAGTTATTGTTTGTCCCTTCAGCTGGAGAATCAATTGGTCTAACTCTATCTGCATCTACTAGAGAATTATGCAACACATGCTGTACTTCAACGTTCAAGTCGACAGTTTTAACGCTCAAA is a window from the Apium graveolens cultivar Ventura chromosome 1, ASM990537v1, whole genome shotgun sequence genome containing:
- the LOC141710395 gene encoding uncharacterized protein LOC141710395, which codes for MEKSKAKDGTIGLTYPMLNRGNYTAWALKMKVYMQAHGVWIAIESDDPNLPIEDRTDKIALAAIYQGIPEDVLLSVAEKKMAKEAWDAVKTMCLGADRVKTARIQTLKVEFETLSMKDTESLDDFCMKLNGLVTTIRALGEEGKEAYIVKKLLRAVPTKFL